The uncultured Treponema sp. genome includes a region encoding these proteins:
- a CDS encoding OmpA family protein — protein MNEENEDSGTAGDFNLSISDMMSALCAIFVLLCIGIILQLKQISEHYVRTKYTLYDDLNKEFYADLKNWNAEIDSENLSIRFKDPDVLFVMNQAVLCNSYKQILDDFFPRLLKVVSNYENLIEEIRIEGHSSEATERIKTGRLTERQDYEEGMELSQARTRSVLSYCLNDTKYSKENEWIRSKIIAIGYSKSHPVKVNGKIDWNASRRVEFRIKLNSDSEIQKYLAKE, from the coding sequence ATGAACGAAGAAAATGAAGATTCTGGCACAGCAGGAGATTTCAACCTTTCTATAAGCGACATGATGAGCGCATTGTGTGCAATTTTTGTTCTTTTGTGCATTGGAATTATTTTACAATTGAAACAAATTTCTGAACATTATGTAAGAACAAAATATACGCTTTATGACGATTTAAACAAAGAATTTTATGCTGACTTGAAAAATTGGAATGCTGAAATTGATTCGGAAAATCTTTCGATTCGTTTTAAAGACCCTGATGTTCTTTTTGTAATGAATCAAGCTGTCTTGTGCAATTCTTACAAGCAAATTCTTGATGACTTTTTTCCTAGGCTTTTAAAAGTTGTAAGTAATTACGAAAATTTGATTGAAGAAATACGAATCGAAGGACATTCTTCAGAAGCGACAGAACGAATAAAAACTGGCAGACTTACTGAGCGGCAAGACTACGAAGAGGGCATGGAATTGTCCCAGGCACGAACTCGCTCTGTTCTTTCCTATTGCTTAAATGATACAAAATATTCAAAAGAAAACGAATGGATTCGTTCAAAAATAATTGCAATTGGATATTCAAAATCTCATCCTGTCAAAGTAAATGGTAAAATAGATTGGAATGCTTCAAGGCGTGTTGAATTCCGAATAAAATTAAATTCTGACAGCGAAATTCAAAAATATCTGGCAAAAGAATAA
- the thrA gene encoding bifunctional aspartate kinase/homoserine dehydrogenase I, whose translation MLTLKFGGTSMGSARRILDSVEIMVGRAKSDRISVVVSAVAGVSNKLQAAIDGCASGGNAESFVSELRRIHADICAEIKSALPEFSTESVNAKIEPLFSELEKLLAGLTVFGECPDTVHCRIMGMGELICAPIVEAVLLAKKQSVLLLDSRKFIYTTGDQKEGEPDYAHCADAFADYRDGSAPLAQILLFPGFICSWISGTGAKPVMGLLGRNGSDFSAAIVGSCLGSSKVEFWTDVDGIYTADPRVVKDAVLVDDMTYEEAMELSFFGSKVLHPKTLAPLAAKGIEAWSLNSHNPSARGTRIGKGPFENSAKKGPVCGISCLKDCAMISVSGSGMKGRKGMAARIFSAVSNAGISILLITQSSSEYTISFCVRKAFANEVQDVLKSEFSLEISTKLINPIKVQSDCAIVSIIGDGMKEKRGVAGTFFDSLASRDINILAIAQGSSERSISAVIKAEDGDMAVRVVHQFFFNTVQSIQVFAFGAGTIGGTMLDQIGEQQKMLLEQGIDIRVMAIANIDGMIFDAEGISLGDWREQVKKNGTKTNLDEIINFVKETKPINPIFVDCTASYDLPERYLDIFKAGMSIATPNKRANSMSMDFYKKLRDTANEMHVRFLYETNVGAGLPIIDTLQNLFKSGDKLTGFNGIMSGSLSYIFGKLDEGKKFSEAVLEAKQLRYTEPDPRDDLKGTDVARKALIIARESGMNIELEDIEMRSIFPQGFSLEGSVEEFLAKLPELDSYFEEKMASLRKDKKVLRMGASIKDGKVSVGMLEVGPEDPLFGVRGGENAFVFHTARYTPIPLTVRGYGAGAGVTAAGVFGDILRTVSWNSHS comes from the coding sequence ATGCTTACATTAAAGTTTGGCGGAACAAGCATGGGTTCTGCCCGCCGTATTCTTGACAGCGTGGAAATTATGGTCGGACGTGCAAAGTCTGACAGAATCAGTGTTGTTGTAAGTGCCGTTGCAGGAGTTTCAAACAAGCTTCAGGCTGCAATTGACGGCTGCGCTTCCGGCGGAAATGCTGAATCTTTTGTAAGCGAGCTTCGTAGAATTCACGCGGACATTTGCGCGGAAATAAAATCAGCATTGCCAGAATTCAGCACGGAATCTGTAAACGCAAAAATCGAGCCATTGTTTTCCGAGCTTGAAAAACTTCTTGCAGGCCTTACAGTTTTTGGAGAATGCCCGGACACCGTTCACTGCCGAATTATGGGCATGGGCGAATTAATCTGCGCTCCGATTGTTGAAGCGGTTCTTCTTGCAAAAAAACAGAGCGTTCTGCTTTTGGATTCACGCAAGTTCATTTATACAACTGGCGACCAGAAAGAAGGCGAGCCGGACTACGCTCACTGCGCGGACGCTTTTGCAGACTACAGAGACGGCTCAGCACCTTTGGCGCAAATTCTTTTGTTCCCGGGATTTATCTGCTCTTGGATTTCTGGAACTGGCGCAAAGCCTGTAATGGGACTTTTGGGACGCAACGGCTCTGACTTCAGCGCGGCGATTGTAGGTTCTTGCCTCGGCTCTTCTAAAGTTGAATTCTGGACTGATGTTGACGGAATCTACACAGCAGACCCAAGAGTTGTAAAGGACGCTGTTCTTGTAGACGACATGACTTATGAAGAAGCAATGGAGCTTTCATTCTTCGGAAGCAAAGTTCTTCATCCAAAAACACTTGCGCCTCTTGCGGCAAAAGGAATTGAAGCCTGGAGCTTGAACTCTCACAATCCTTCTGCGCGCGGAACTAGAATCGGAAAAGGCCCGTTTGAAAATTCTGCAAAGAAAGGCCCTGTCTGCGGAATTTCTTGTCTTAAAGACTGCGCAATGATTTCTGTAAGCGGCTCCGGGATGAAAGGACGCAAGGGAATGGCAGCCCGCATTTTCTCTGCGGTAAGCAATGCAGGTATTTCAATTCTTTTGATTACTCAGTCATCTTCTGAATATACAATTTCATTCTGCGTGCGCAAGGCTTTTGCAAATGAAGTCCAGGACGTTCTTAAATCAGAATTTTCACTTGAGATTTCAACAAAGCTTATAAATCCTATAAAAGTTCAATCTGACTGCGCCATCGTTTCAATAATCGGCGACGGCATGAAAGAAAAAAGAGGCGTTGCAGGAACTTTCTTTGATTCACTTGCAAGCCGCGACATAAACATTCTTGCGATTGCGCAAGGCTCAAGCGAGCGTTCAATTTCAGCAGTAATAAAGGCGGAAGACGGAGACATGGCGGTACGCGTTGTTCACCAGTTCTTCTTTAACACAGTTCAGTCAATTCAGGTTTTTGCATTCGGAGCTGGAACAATCGGCGGAACAATGCTTGACCAGATTGGCGAGCAACAGAAAATGCTTTTGGAGCAGGGAATTGACATCCGCGTTATGGCAATTGCAAATATCGACGGAATGATTTTTGATGCAGAAGGAATTTCTCTTGGCGACTGGAGAGAGCAAGTTAAGAAAAACGGAACTAAGACAAACCTTGATGAAATAATCAACTTTGTAAAAGAAACAAAGCCTATCAATCCGATTTTTGTTGACTGCACTGCAAGCTACGATTTGCCGGAACGCTATCTTGATATTTTCAAAGCCGGAATGAGCATTGCAACTCCAAATAAACGCGCAAATTCAATGAGCATGGATTTCTACAAAAAACTCCGCGACACCGCAAACGAAATGCACGTAAGATTTTTGTACGAAACAAACGTCGGCGCAGGTCTTCCAATCATTGACACTTTGCAGAATCTGTTCAAGTCGGGCGACAAGCTCACAGGATTCAACGGAATCATGTCCGGCAGCTTGAGCTACATCTTTGGAAAACTTGACGAAGGCAAAAAATTCAGCGAAGCAGTTCTTGAAGCAAAACAGCTGCGCTACACAGAGCCAGATCCACGCGACGACTTAAAGGGAACGGACGTTGCAAGAAAAGCTTTAATCATCGCCCGTGAAAGCGGAATGAACATTGAGCTTGAAGATATTGAAATGCGTTCGATTTTCCCACAGGGATTTTCTCTCGAAGGTTCTGTTGAAGAATTCCTTGCAAAACTTCCTGAGCTGGATTCTTACTTTGAAGAAAAAATGGCTTCGCTTAGAAAAGACAAAAAAGTTCTTAGAATGGGTGCAAGCATAAAAGATGGAAAAGTTTCTGTTGGAATGCTTGAAGTCGGGCCTGAAGATCCGCTTTTTGGAGTACGCGGCGGAGAAAACGCATTTGTATTCCACACAGCGCGCTACACACCGATTCCGCTTACAGTCCGTGGCTACGGCGCAGGAGCTGGAGTTACAGCGGCTGGTGTCTTCGGCGACATTCTTAGAACCGTAAGCTGGAACAGCCACAGCTAA
- the aroF gene encoding 3-deoxy-7-phosphoheptulonate synthase, with translation MVIVLKKDSTEEQKKYICQFLKEKNFKLNEIVGEEDTIIAAVGKVSMDVREVELLPGVNNVIPISKPFKLASREFKKENTIIEVPNNRGQIIRIGGQHVVSIAGPCAVESRDQMMEIAAAVASSGAVMLRGGAYKPRSSPYSFQGLGEEGLKYLKEAGEKYGLPIVTEIVSESLIPLMKDYVDVYQIGARNMQNFDLLKKVGAIGKPVILKRSYTATLEELLMSAEYLLSSGTDSVILCERGIRTFEHATRNTLDISAVPVLRSLTHLPIIVDPSHAVGIRDKVPSMGLASIAAGADGIIVEVHNHPEKAMSDGAQSMLPAQFDKMMHDIEALAPVIGKSVAHIREENSSVVHSGQKNSNGKIICVYSGKRGAYAEQAISRYFDSHDVEAVSVDSFEEIFQSVVDGKADYGMVPIENSLAGSVFQNYDNFSRFEDVSIAGAVTLNIRHALLGIKGAAISDIKNVYSHPQALSQCKKFLDNHKDWNFIDAVSTATAAQFVAEKKSKENAAIASSVNASLYKLEILAEDIENDPGNFTRFVVIQANHTAKPKGAKEANVPANMASFIFKTKNEPGALYNVLGVFNNCGLNMTRLESRPIAGQPWRYWFYADAEIKNQNATEYVKSLMEKLSDKVEEIRLLGIYSELGK, from the coding sequence ATGGTTATTGTATTAAAGAAAGATTCAACTGAAGAACAGAAAAAATATATCTGCCAGTTTTTAAAAGAAAAAAATTTCAAGCTTAATGAAATCGTCGGGGAAGAAGACACAATTATTGCCGCCGTAGGAAAAGTTTCTATGGATGTAAGGGAAGTTGAACTTCTGCCGGGCGTAAACAATGTTATTCCAATCAGCAAGCCGTTCAAACTTGCAAGCCGGGAATTTAAAAAAGAAAACACAATAATTGAAGTTCCAAATAATCGCGGACAAATAATAAGAATAGGCGGACAGCACGTTGTTTCCATTGCAGGACCTTGCGCCGTTGAAAGCCGCGATCAGATGATGGAAATTGCAGCCGCCGTAGCTTCCAGTGGAGCAGTCATGCTTAGAGGCGGAGCATACAAGCCGCGTTCATCTCCATACAGTTTTCAGGGCTTGGGAGAAGAAGGATTAAAATACTTAAAGGAAGCTGGAGAAAAATACGGACTTCCAATTGTTACAGAAATAGTTTCTGAATCTCTTATTCCGCTGATGAAAGACTATGTTGATGTCTACCAAATTGGCGCGAGGAATATGCAGAACTTTGATCTTTTAAAAAAAGTTGGAGCAATCGGAAAGCCTGTAATTTTAAAGCGAAGCTACACCGCAACATTGGAAGAGCTTTTGATGTCCGCGGAATATTTGCTTTCAAGCGGAACAGACAGCGTAATTTTGTGCGAGCGCGGAATAAGAACGTTTGAGCACGCAACACGCAACACGCTGGATATTTCCGCAGTGCCGGTTTTGCGTTCTCTCACTCACCTTCCGATTATTGTAGATCCAAGCCATGCCGTTGGAATCCGCGACAAAGTTCCTTCCATGGGACTTGCTTCCATTGCAGCCGGAGCAGACGGAATAATTGTAGAAGTTCACAATCATCCTGAAAAAGCGATGAGCGACGGAGCACAGTCTATGCTTCCTGCCCAGTTCGACAAAATGATGCATGACATTGAAGCTCTTGCGCCTGTAATCGGAAAATCAGTTGCCCATATCAGAGAAGAAAATTCTTCTGTTGTGCATTCAGGACAAAAAAATTCAAACGGAAAAATTATCTGCGTTTACAGTGGAAAAAGAGGCGCGTATGCAGAACAGGCAATTTCACGCTATTTCGATTCGCATGATGTGGAAGCCGTTTCAGTTGATTCATTCGAAGAAATTTTCCAAAGCGTTGTAGATGGAAAAGCCGACTACGGAATGGTTCCAATTGAAAACAGTCTTGCAGGAAGCGTGTTCCAAAACTACGACAACTTCAGCAGATTTGAAGACGTAAGCATTGCAGGAGCTGTAACTTTAAATATCCGCCACGCTTTGCTTGGAATAAAAGGCGCGGCAATTTCTGATATTAAAAATGTCTACTCGCATCCGCAGGCATTAAGTCAGTGCAAGAAATTTTTAGACAACCACAAAGACTGGAATTTTATAGACGCAGTTTCTACAGCAACAGCGGCTCAGTTTGTGGCAGAAAAAAAATCAAAAGAAAACGCCGCGATTGCAAGTTCGGTCAACGCTTCACTTTACAAACTCGAAATCCTTGCAGAAGACATTGAAAATGATCCGGGAAACTTTACGCGCTTTGTTGTAATTCAGGCAAACCACACTGCAAAGCCAAAAGGCGCAAAAGAAGCGAATGTTCCTGCAAACATGGCAAGTTTTATTTTCAAGACAAAAAATGAGCCGGGAGCTTTGTACAATGTTCTTGGAGTTTTCAACAACTGCGGACTAAACATGACACGGCTTGAGTCCCGCCCGATTGCAGGACAGCCTTGGAGATACTGGTTCTATGCGGACGCTGAAATTAAAAACCAAAATGCAACGGAATATGTAAAATCATTAATGGAAAAACTTTCGGATAAAGTTGAAGAAATTCGGCTTCTTGGAATTTATTCTGAATTAGGAAAATAA
- the ilvN gene encoding acetolactate synthase small subunit, translated as MKKYVLSVLVENHAGVLSRVSGLFSRRGYNIDSLTVCETADPEKSRMTIVVRGDEYILEQIEKQLSKLVEVISIEHCDSSSTCQRETALIKVKAAGENRGVIIETCSIYRAHIVDVSENALIVEATGSEEKISSLKRLLEPYGILEFLKSGLIAMDRGEKVMR; from the coding sequence ATGAAAAAATATGTGCTTTCTGTTCTTGTTGAAAACCATGCAGGTGTATTAAGCCGTGTGTCTGGACTTTTTAGCCGCCGCGGATATAACATCGATTCGCTTACAGTCTGCGAAACAGCAGATCCTGAAAAATCCCGCATGACAATTGTTGTTCGCGGAGATGAATATATTCTTGAGCAGATTGAAAAACAGCTTTCAAAACTTGTTGAAGTTATTTCTATTGAACACTGCGACTCTTCTTCGACTTGCCAGCGCGAAACAGCCCTTATAAAAGTAAAGGCCGCCGGAGAAAACAGAGGCGTAATCATCGAAACTTGCAGCATTTACCGCGCCCACATCGTTGACGTTTCAGAAAACGCATTGATTGTAGAAGCAACCGGAAGCGAAGAAAAAATAAGCTCATTAAAGCGGCTTCTTGAGCCTTACGGAATTCTTGAATTTTTAAAGTCCGGTCTGATTGCAATGGACCGCGGCGAAAAAGTAATGCGATAG
- a CDS encoding ATP-binding protein has protein sequence MTNEEVFLGRKEQSKLIEKFLSSNINNAALVYGRRRVGKTELIKHCLKKTETPSIYYECKETSELNNIESISEIIAETFGLPPLAFDSFESALAFLYKRATEKNLTVVIDEYPYIRKVVKGLDSIIQSLIDNNRSKSKLKIIICGSYVETMKSLLSEENPLYGRFDLVMNLKAMDYYDSALFYKNFKDEDKIRLYSVFGGIPYYNRFIDSSKSVKQNIIDLIASPDGRFANEVQMYLKSEISKMANAYEVFEALAKGYVRFSDILSQSKVTSSPTLADVLDKLIKMDVVVKESPINDENNKKKAGYYVSDQLTLFYFKYIFRNLSRIAVMEPDSFFDKFISKDFEEHYVPKAFEQICKQFLIRKNRSGELVDSFEKIGKYYYDDSENHKNGEFDVVTENDNSYIFYEAKFREGKLDKSLILNEIQQVNNTGLVCSKYGFFLKSGYKKMDEDFKSKLILYTMNDLFV, from the coding sequence ATGACAAATGAAGAAGTTTTTTTAGGTAGAAAAGAACAGTCTAAATTAATTGAAAAGTTTCTAAGTTCAAATATAAATAATGCCGCATTGGTTTACGGTCGCCGTCGTGTTGGTAAAACTGAATTAATCAAACATTGCTTAAAAAAAACAGAAACACCTTCAATTTATTATGAATGCAAGGAAACTTCAGAATTAAATAATATTGAATCAATCTCCGAAATCATTGCGGAGACATTTGGGTTGCCTCCATTGGCTTTTGATTCATTTGAATCAGCATTGGCTTTTCTTTATAAACGGGCAACTGAAAAAAATCTAACTGTTGTAATTGATGAGTATCCGTATATTAGAAAAGTTGTAAAAGGTCTTGATAGTATAATTCAGTCTCTCATTGATAATAACAGGTCGAAATCAAAATTAAAGATTATCATTTGCGGCTCTTATGTTGAAACTATGAAATCCTTGCTTTCTGAAGAAAATCCTCTTTACGGACGTTTTGATTTGGTTATGAATCTTAAGGCAATGGATTATTATGACTCAGCATTATTTTATAAAAATTTTAAGGATGAAGACAAAATCCGTCTATATTCTGTCTTTGGCGGAATTCCTTATTACAACAGGTTCATTGATTCCTCAAAATCAGTTAAGCAAAATATAATTGATTTAATAGCTAGCCCTGATGGACGTTTTGCAAATGAAGTTCAGATGTATTTGAAATCAGAAATATCTAAGATGGCAAATGCTTATGAAGTGTTTGAGGCTTTGGCAAAAGGCTATGTAAGATTTAGTGATATTCTTTCCCAGTCAAAAGTAACAAGTTCTCCAACTTTAGCAGATGTGCTTGATAAATTAATAAAGATGGATGTTGTAGTAAAAGAATCGCCAATCAATGATGAAAACAACAAGAAAAAAGCCGGCTATTATGTATCAGACCAGTTAACTTTATTTTATTTCAAATATATTTTTAGAAATCTTTCTCGCATTGCAGTGATGGAGCCAGATTCGTTTTTTGATAAATTTATATCAAAGGATTTTGAAGAACATTATGTGCCTAAAGCTTTTGAACAGATTTGCAAGCAATTTTTAATCAGAAAAAACCGTTCAGGAGAATTAGTTGATTCTTTTGAAAAAATTGGCAAGTACTACTATGATGATTCTGAAAATCACAAAAATGGAGAATTTGATGTAGTTACAGAAAATGATAACTCTTATATTTTTTACGAAGCCAAGTTTAGAGAAGGCAAATTAGACAAGAGCCTTATTTTGAATGAAATTCAGCAGGTAAATAATACAGGATTAGTATGCAGCAAGTATGGATTCTTTTTAAAATCAGGTTATAAAAAGATGGATGAAGATTTCAAAAGCAAATTAATTCTTTATACAATGAATGATTTGTTTGTATGA
- a CDS encoding helix-turn-helix transcriptional regulator has product MGFRENLKDELKYQDIRVKELADKTGISKRAIDHYLAERHTEPTAETAVKIAKELGVTVEYLVTGKNSEVPETIKPEIINLIRDINHLPEKDIDFVKEMVRRLSLSIDRA; this is encoded by the coding sequence ATGGGATTTAGAGAAAATCTTAAAGACGAGTTAAAATACCAAGATATACGAGTAAAAGAGCTTGCAGATAAAACTGGAATTTCAAAAAGAGCAATAGATCATTACTTGGCAGAAAGACATACAGAGCCCACTGCAGAAACAGCTGTGAAAATTGCAAAAGAGCTTGGTGTAACTGTTGAATATCTTGTAACAGGAAAAAATTCAGAAGTCCCAGAAACAATAAAACCGGAAATTATCAATTTAATTCGTGATATAAATCATTTGCCGGAAAAAGATATTGATTTTGTAAAAGAAATGGTGCGAAGACTGTCTCTTTCAATAGATAGAGCGTAA
- a CDS encoding type III toxin-antitoxin system ToxN/AbiQ family toxin, with the protein MFSLQDNLKFVNINQDYLQYLHDSCSEVYYKSVNYDTKPYLGILVTTENQEYVIPLSSAKTKHKNWKDVESDRFVIFEICSKNSVKAKDIFIDNQDGTVKHILSVIDLKKMIPIKSNLYTVVDLNPNKNDTNEITKYKVLMNLEYNFCLKIMNQIIQKATKLYEKQLKTGKLIPFCCDFKLLEERCKEWLETHTSNEK; encoded by the coding sequence ATGTTTTCACTACAAGATAATTTAAAGTTTGTTAATATTAATCAAGATTATCTGCAGTATTTACATGACTCATGTTCTGAAGTCTATTATAAATCTGTAAATTATGACACAAAGCCATATTTGGGAATTCTTGTTACAACTGAAAACCAAGAATATGTAATTCCGTTATCATCTGCAAAAACAAAACATAAGAATTGGAAAGATGTTGAATCCGACCGATTTGTAATTTTTGAAATTTGTTCTAAAAACTCTGTAAAAGCTAAAGATATTTTTATAGATAATCAAGATGGAACTGTAAAACATATCTTGTCTGTAATAGATTTAAAGAAAATGATTCCCATAAAATCAAATTTATATACAGTTGTAGATTTAAACCCAAATAAGAATGATACAAATGAAATAACAAAATACAAAGTCTTGATGAATTTGGAATACAATTTCTGCTTAAAAATAATGAATCAAATTATTCAGAAAGCAACGAAACTTTATGAAAAGCAGTTAAAAACAGGAAAATTAATCCCATTTTGTTGTGATTTCAAGCTTCTTGAAGAAAGATGTAAAGAATGGCTCGAAACACACACATCTAATGAAAAATAA
- a CDS encoding protein phosphatase 2C domain-containing protein: MLIALDARCQGSEHIKTGRPCQDFTKAAANYWKTNAYAIVADGHGGEKYFRSAEGSRLAVSSAAEAMNKVLKELLFYIKKKEVSVIDKSLKNLCSRILLLWREKVKAHFTENPLSEEELKLCEELKINIPVGEDDIFMLYGSTLLSSVYFENYEFWFSLQIGDGKTYILKEDGAVVTPKELENEKAAFGVTPSLCGKNAIEEFLYTFGFEKIAGICVMSDGLTDSFDLEKLPDFLISIKNNAIQDNEKTKTELNKYLPKLSEQGSGDDISIAGIFVKERKGYV; this comes from the coding sequence ATGCTCATTGCTTTGGATGCTCGATGTCAGGGAAGTGAGCATATAAAAACTGGAAGACCTTGCCAAGATTTTACAAAAGCTGCAGCAAATTATTGGAAAACGAACGCTTATGCCATTGTTGCTGACGGACATGGCGGAGAAAAATACTTTCGCAGTGCAGAAGGTTCTCGACTTGCTGTGTCATCTGCTGCAGAAGCAATGAATAAAGTTCTAAAAGAATTGCTTTTTTATATAAAGAAAAAGGAAGTAAGTGTAATTGACAAAAGTTTAAAAAATCTTTGCTCACGCATTCTGCTTTTATGGCGGGAAAAAGTAAAAGCTCATTTTACTGAAAACCCGCTTTCAGAAGAAGAGCTAAAACTTTGTGAAGAATTGAAAATAAACATTCCTGTAGGAGAAGACGATATTTTTATGCTTTACGGCTCAACTCTGCTTTCTTCTGTTTATTTTGAAAACTATGAATTCTGGTTCAGTCTTCAAATTGGCGATGGAAAAACATACATCTTAAAAGAAGATGGTGCTGTAGTTACTCCAAAAGAACTTGAAAATGAAAAAGCCGCTTTTGGAGTAACACCTTCTCTTTGTGGAAAAAATGCAATAGAAGAATTCCTCTATACTTTCGGATTTGAAAAAATCGCTGGAATCTGCGTAATGAGCGATGGTCTTACAGACTCTTTTGACCTGGAGAAACTTCCAGACTTCTTGATTAGCATAAAAAACAACGCAATTCAAGATAATGAAAAAACAAAAACTGAACTGAATAAATATCTACCAAAACTTTCAGAACAAGGAAGCGGTGATGATATTTCAATTGCAGGAATTTTTGTAAAGGAAAGGAAGGGATATGTATAA
- a CDS encoding VWA domain-containing protein: MDMFGDIGGIVKRQMVLFFVIDTSGSMQGSKIGAVNTAIREVLPELKDAGGSDVDLKVACLTFSSGCQWMYPTPISSESFQWNQVEADGVTDLGEACRELSKKLSKNEFLKAPSGSVAPAIFLMSDGEPTDDFESGLALLKQNNWFKYAIKVAVAIGDDANKDVLAKFTGNIEAVITVHTPEALKKWIRKVSITSSQIGSKSQPVNDGQIQSKQDAMIDEIKDIQQSDPDLDSTSTSGDDW; the protein is encoded by the coding sequence ATGGATATGTTTGGTGATATTGGCGGAATTGTAAAAAGACAAATGGTTTTGTTTTTTGTTATTGACACTTCTGGCAGCATGCAAGGATCAAAAATCGGAGCTGTAAATACTGCAATCCGAGAGGTTCTGCCTGAATTAAAAGACGCAGGCGGTTCTGATGTTGATTTAAAGGTTGCTTGTCTTACATTTTCAAGCGGGTGCCAGTGGATGTATCCAACTCCGATTTCTTCTGAAAGTTTTCAGTGGAATCAGGTTGAAGCAGACGGTGTTACAGATTTAGGAGAAGCCTGCCGTGAACTTTCAAAAAAACTTTCTAAAAATGAATTTTTAAAAGCGCCTTCTGGTTCTGTTGCGCCTGCAATTTTTTTGATGAGCGACGGAGAACCTACTGATGATTTTGAATCTGGTTTGGCGCTGCTAAAGCAGAATAATTGGTTTAAATATGCAATCAAGGTTGCTGTTGCAATCGGCGACGATGCAAACAAAGATGTTCTTGCTAAATTTACAGGAAATATAGAAGCTGTCATTACAGTTCATACTCCAGAAGCACTAAAAAAATGGATTCGCAAAGTTTCTATTACATCTTCTCAAATTGGAAGCAAAAGTCAGCCGGTAAATGATGGTCAAATTCAGTCAAAGCAGGATGCTATGATTGATGAGATTAAAGACATTCAGCAGTCAGACCCAGATTTAGATTCGACTTCAACAAGTGGAGATGACTGGTAA
- a CDS encoding LacI family DNA-binding transcriptional regulator, producing the protein MNMKYTIKEIAELTGVAKSTVSKALNGQKGVSEEKRIEIMKLASEYNYIPNAAARALSHNKSETIGILISADYEYTLSTSYWIEIISAVSCEAEKNGYNLLVITQDKDDPLKSLENAIFKKSIDGLVVPAEYVHADLIKLLNTSGIPFVIQGRTPLCNHYCVDVRNKEGAYLLTSRLIENGGKNIACISGPKEFLYNKERVEGFKSALKEQGIKNPPVVHSPYTEEETVKNISAFLKQKPQIDSVFITAGGDFLFFIFDTMRKFGFDLDKIGFAVFDDYKPIHYIIKPVVSARQPIKQMGAQNARILLQLINNEEPPNSSLFDISIV; encoded by the coding sequence ATGAACATGAAGTATACGATAAAAGAAATCGCCGAGCTTACAGGCGTTGCAAAAAGCACAGTGTCAAAAGCCCTCAATGGACAAAAAGGCGTAAGCGAAGAAAAACGAATTGAAATAATGAAGCTTGCCTCGGAGTATAACTATATTCCAAACGCGGCGGCAAGGGCGCTTTCCCACAACAAGTCGGAGACAATCGGAATTCTGATTTCCGCGGATTACGAATACACGCTTTCAACTTCCTACTGGATAGAAATAATTTCCGCAGTTTCGTGCGAGGCTGAAAAAAACGGCTACAATCTTCTTGTAATCACACAGGACAAGGACGATCCTCTAAAGTCGCTTGAAAACGCAATATTCAAAAAATCCATAGACGGACTTGTAGTTCCGGCTGAATATGTCCATGCGGATTTAATCAAGCTTTTGAACACTTCTGGAATTCCGTTTGTCATTCAGGGACGGACTCCACTTTGCAACCACTATTGCGTTGACGTTCGGAACAAGGAAGGCGCGTATCTTTTAACTTCAAGGCTGATTGAAAACGGAGGAAAAAACATAGCCTGCATTTCTGGACCAAAAGAATTTCTTTACAACAAGGAACGTGTCGAAGGATTCAAGAGCGCGCTCAAGGAACAGGGAATAAAAAATCCGCCAGTCGTTCACAGTCCGTACACAGAAGAAGAAACCGTAAAAAATATCAGCGCATTTCTAAAGCAGAAGCCGCAGATTGATTCAGTTTTTATAACTGCCGGCGGAGATTTTCTCTTCTTCATATTCGACACAATGCGCAAATTCGGCTTTGACTTGGATAAAATCGGATTCGCAGTTTTCGATGACTACAAGCCGATTCACTACATCATAAAGCCTGTAGTTTCCGCAAGACAGCCGATAAAACAAATGGGCGCGCAAAACGCAAGAATTCTCCTTCAGCTTATAAACAATGAAGAGCCGCCAAATTCCTCACTTTTCGACATTTCGATTGTGTAA